The following proteins are encoded in a genomic region of Phytoactinopolyspora mesophila:
- a CDS encoding DUF1028 domain-containing protein codes for MTYSIIARDPETGFMGVATQSQAFAVGSSVPWATPGYGLVATQSMGEPMYGELGLDGLRAGLTAAEALTALRSVDPHPERRQVGMVDTYGTIEVYTGEACVGSAGHLKGDTCASLANIVRGPRVWESMVEAYEDSSGWLPRRLMNALKAAQAAGGDERGQRSAAILVVRAERSGRPWRDTITDLRIDDHPDPLGELSRMVEHNWRYHRTVMAFELALDGQPDAAVDQLPEYSEVAELDSDLLLWRAIVLASAGQTEEARRLGDELSQRAPDFAAVARRFSDVDLVGPELLGHIFGD; via the coding sequence ATGACGTACTCCATCATCGCCCGCGACCCCGAGACCGGCTTCATGGGTGTGGCCACCCAGTCACAGGCTTTCGCGGTGGGGTCCAGTGTCCCGTGGGCCACCCCCGGCTACGGCCTCGTCGCCACTCAGTCGATGGGTGAGCCGATGTACGGCGAACTGGGCCTCGACGGTCTGCGGGCCGGACTCACGGCAGCTGAGGCGTTGACAGCGCTGCGCAGCGTCGACCCCCATCCGGAGCGGCGCCAGGTCGGCATGGTCGACACCTACGGCACCATCGAGGTGTACACGGGTGAGGCATGCGTAGGTTCGGCCGGGCACCTCAAGGGAGACACCTGCGCGTCGCTCGCCAACATCGTGCGCGGTCCGCGGGTATGGGAAAGCATGGTCGAGGCGTACGAGGACTCCTCGGGCTGGCTCCCGCGCCGGTTGATGAACGCGCTCAAGGCGGCACAGGCCGCGGGCGGTGACGAGCGTGGCCAGCGCTCGGCGGCGATACTCGTCGTCCGCGCGGAACGAAGCGGGCGGCCGTGGCGGGACACCATCACCGATCTTCGGATCGACGACCATCCCGACCCACTGGGCGAGCTCAGCCGGATGGTGGAGCACAACTGGCGTTATCACCGCACGGTGATGGCCTTCGAGCTGGCCCTCGACGGCCAACCGGACGCGGCGGTCGACCAGCTGCCGGAGTACTCCGAAGTCGCCGAACTCGATTCCGATCTGCTCCTCTGGCGGGCCATTGTGCTCGCCTCCGCCGGTCAGACAGAAGAAGCGCGCAGGCTCGGTGACGAACTGTCCCAGCGGGCCCCCGACTTCGCCGCGGTGGCGCGGCGCTTCAGCGACGTCGATCTCGTCGGCCCCGAGTTGCTCGGCCACATTTTCGGCGACTGA
- a CDS encoding Hsp70 family protein, translated as MAVHPVGIDLGTTYSAIAYINDLGKPEILPNREGEAITPSVVLFQGGMPLVGSMAKRSAAVAPDDVVQFVKRQMGNRSWSFEASDGSAYSPEEVSALIIKRLKEDAELILGEGTVSDAVITVPAYFDDARRRATMDAGRIAGVNVLRVINEPTAAALAYGIENDEDGTILVFDLGGGTFDVTVLRVSGGEFDILGTEGDRNLGGFDWDNKLIEHVNQRFQAVGRTSLVDDDTALADLRDKAELAKRSLTSVPKTQIAVTHGGVSQAVPVTREGFEELTAGLLSRTRHILENVLHDARLSWPDIDRILLVGGSTRMPMVRSMVEELAGKPAERSINPDEVVALGAAVQARLSVVDAGSGDTNLPALATGDPVVIRDVTSQTLGLILLDGDDPQRDDLRNFPIIERNTRVPAQEKRQVGTVYEDQRALLIEITEGEDADPEYVTKIGEQSVPIPSYPRGAPFTIVYSYDIDQIIHVQVIDETTKETVADFEVDNSANLGRGAVGVAAARMSGIEVA; from the coding sequence ATGGCTGTACATCCTGTCGGTATCGATCTAGGAACCACGTACTCGGCCATTGCCTATATCAATGACCTGGGCAAACCTGAGATCCTTCCGAACCGCGAGGGGGAGGCGATCACGCCGTCCGTGGTGCTCTTTCAGGGTGGTATGCCTCTGGTGGGTTCCATGGCCAAGCGGTCCGCGGCCGTCGCGCCGGACGACGTCGTCCAGTTCGTCAAACGTCAGATGGGCAACCGAAGCTGGAGTTTCGAGGCTAGTGACGGCTCGGCGTATTCCCCGGAGGAGGTCTCGGCGCTGATCATCAAGCGGCTCAAGGAGGACGCCGAGCTCATTCTCGGCGAGGGGACAGTGAGCGATGCCGTCATCACGGTTCCCGCGTACTTCGACGACGCCCGGCGTCGCGCCACGATGGACGCGGGCCGGATCGCCGGCGTGAATGTGCTCCGGGTAATCAACGAGCCCACGGCGGCGGCGCTCGCATACGGCATCGAGAACGATGAGGACGGAACCATCCTCGTCTTCGATCTCGGCGGCGGCACGTTCGATGTCACAGTGCTCCGGGTCTCGGGCGGTGAGTTCGACATTCTCGGTACCGAAGGCGACCGCAACCTGGGCGGCTTCGACTGGGACAACAAGCTCATCGAGCACGTGAATCAGCGCTTCCAGGCGGTCGGCCGGACGAGTCTGGTCGACGACGACACCGCGCTTGCCGACCTGCGGGACAAGGCCGAGCTGGCGAAACGGAGTCTTACGAGCGTTCCGAAGACACAGATCGCGGTCACCCACGGTGGAGTCAGCCAGGCAGTGCCCGTCACTCGAGAAGGATTCGAGGAGCTGACGGCGGGTCTACTGAGTCGGACCAGGCACATCCTCGAGAATGTGTTGCACGACGCGCGCTTGTCCTGGCCGGACATCGACCGGATCTTGCTGGTCGGCGGCTCCACCAGGATGCCGATGGTCCGCTCGATGGTGGAGGAGCTCGCGGGGAAACCGGCTGAGCGCTCGATCAATCCGGACGAGGTCGTGGCGCTGGGAGCGGCCGTCCAGGCGCGTCTGAGTGTCGTCGACGCTGGTAGTGGTGACACCAACCTCCCCGCCTTGGCCACCGGCGATCCGGTCGTCATCAGAGACGTTACGTCCCAGACTCTGGGTCTGATCTTGCTGGATGGCGACGACCCGCAGCGCGACGACCTTCGCAACTTCCCGATCATCGAACGGAACACGAGAGTCCCGGCCCAGGAGAAACGCCAGGTCGGCACCGTCTACGAGGATCAGCGTGCCTTGCTCATAGAAATCACCGAGGGTGAAGACGCGGATCCGGAGTACGTGACGAAGATAGGTGAGCAGTCGGTACCGATACCCAGTTACCCGCGGGGCGCACCGTTCACCATTGTCTACTCGTACGACATCGACCAGATCATCCACGTACAGGTCATCGACGAGACGACGAAGGAGACCGTCGCCGATTTCGAAGTGGATAACAGCGCCAATCTCGGTCGCGGGGCGGTCGGTGTCGCTGCCGCCCGTATGAGCGGGATCGAGGTCGCCTGA
- a CDS encoding trypsin-like peptidase domain-containing protein, which translates to MEAGSAMFCTRCGAKFSSAEKNCPGCGAATPRAGARIPRPKWRSRASVVAVSVVLAAVLGGGALGTYLINHDGDPHEATAPAQTTPAPSPPGTPEEPTSPSGQHASPDPGSPATEPTGPDADFTALYDDVHSGVVMVHATTCDGTGLGSAFLVSGNRIVTAAHVVDGAASVAVLNDGQAHQASLVGMDEEMDIAVIDTHAEIGGHHFDLAERDVEAGESLAVLGHPRGGPLTMTTGTAARAGEARWPHIQLNMDVSPGSSGAPVLRADGNVVGMLLALDLETEGLSYALRAELIAERLTEPDRLEIPEPAECELPLGPDHTELPDVELPGVEESADLHMTVVTTLAAYFSGINTGDYELAFDQLSPRLQDSMTMDEFAAALETSYDFGFEIHTIEETTDGAEVWLEFVSIQAPEHGPEGESCTNWSLIYELVWDDGWLLIDRVTGHDGTSGHTPCR; encoded by the coding sequence GTGGAAGCGGGGTCCGCGATGTTCTGCACGCGGTGTGGCGCGAAGTTCTCCAGCGCCGAGAAAAATTGCCCCGGATGCGGGGCGGCGACGCCGCGCGCCGGTGCGCGGATTCCGCGGCCCAAGTGGCGTTCCCGGGCGTCCGTCGTCGCTGTGTCCGTGGTGCTGGCGGCCGTCCTCGGTGGCGGCGCGCTGGGTACGTACCTCATCAACCACGACGGCGACCCGCACGAGGCCACCGCTCCCGCGCAGACCACCCCAGCCCCTTCGCCGCCGGGGACGCCGGAGGAACCGACGTCCCCGAGCGGACAACATGCCAGCCCGGATCCCGGTTCGCCCGCGACCGAACCCACCGGTCCGGACGCCGACTTCACCGCTCTCTACGACGACGTGCACTCCGGAGTTGTCATGGTGCACGCAACCACGTGTGACGGCACCGGGCTCGGGTCGGCGTTCCTCGTCTCCGGGAACCGGATCGTCACCGCCGCGCACGTCGTCGATGGGGCGGCCTCCGTGGCCGTCTTGAACGACGGCCAGGCCCACCAGGCGAGCTTGGTCGGGATGGACGAGGAGATGGACATCGCCGTCATCGACACTCACGCGGAAATCGGCGGCCACCACTTCGACCTCGCTGAACGCGACGTCGAAGCCGGCGAGTCACTCGCCGTGCTCGGCCATCCCCGGGGCGGCCCCCTGACCATGACGACCGGCACCGCGGCGCGCGCCGGCGAGGCACGCTGGCCACACATCCAGCTGAACATGGATGTGAGCCCCGGCAGTTCGGGCGCCCCCGTCCTGCGCGCGGACGGGAACGTCGTCGGCATGCTGCTCGCGCTAGACCTCGAAACCGAAGGCCTCAGCTACGCGCTGCGAGCCGAACTCATCGCCGAGCGGCTGACCGAACCCGACAGGCTCGAGATCCCGGAACCGGCCGAATGTGAACTGCCGCTCGGTCCGGACCACACCGAGTTACCGGACGTCGAGTTGCCCGGCGTCGAGGAGTCCGCCGACCTGCACATGACGGTCGTCACCACCCTGGCGGCCTACTTCTCGGGCATTAACACCGGCGACTACGAGCTCGCGTTCGACCAGCTCTCGCCCAGGCTGCAGGACTCGATGACCATGGACGAGTTCGCGGCGGCACTCGAGACGAGCTACGACTTCGGCTTCGAGATCCACACGATCGAGGAGACGACCGACGGCGCCGAGGTCTGGCTCGAATTCGTCAGCATCCAGGCGCCGGAGCACGGCCCGGAAGGTGAGTCCTGCACCAACTGGTCCCTCATCTACGAGCTCGTCTGGGATGACGGCTGGCTGCTGATCGACCGGGTGACCGGGCACGACGGCACGTCCGGCCACACCCCTTGTCGCTGA